A segment of the Nitrosopumilus sp. genome:
TCCGCTGCCGTTCTGTCCGAACCGCCTCGTTCGTATGTGGTGACTATGTTGTCTACAGTTTTTCCAATAAATCCCCCAATTGCAACTACCTCGTTTTTTTCTACCAGATCCGCTGTCGTCCCCATTTTTTCTCTAGATTCTGAGGAGAGGAAATTTGTGAATTCAATGTTATTGTCTGTAACTATTGGCCAATTTTCAAAATCAACCGCATCCGTCTTAATGCCATTGCTTCTTAGTACATAATTCATCACATGTGACATCAATACCTCTCCTGAAAATGCTAGGGCTCGTGATCGTGTCTCGTTGACAAATTCTTTGATTTCCAATGCCTCGTCAAGTGCCTTTTGTGTCTTTTCTAGATGAAAACTGATGATGTTTTCACAGTCTGCCTTGTTCTCAGAATTTACCATTTCCAAAATTTTCTGATATGTTGATTTTACAATGTCTAAAGATGGGATGATTCCGTTCTCCGCATTTCTACCTTGTTCCAATATTACATCCGTTAGCGAACGTTTTTTTCCATCGTGAATGGTTAACGGTGCCGAAAAAACCGCAATAATCTTGGAATTTTTTTTCAAATCTATGATCCGTTGAATTATCTTTGGAATTGTTTCGCCATTCGGACCTATTGCACTGCCGCCAAATTTTGCAACTATCAACTTAGTCATGATATTTTGTCAAAACCTGATAGCCATCTATTAAGCATTAGATTATCATCTCATTAATTTTTTAATAATGTCTGATGCGATCTTGACACCATCCGTATTCACTTGGTTTCTTTTCGCTTCTAGTCTTTTCAAAATTAATTCATCCAGTCTGTCAATGTCTTCAAACACAAATCCCTGCTCTCTGGCATTATCCTCTTGCTCAAAATGACCTTTGATCGGTATGAATATTGAAGGAGTTCCGTATGCGTTTGCCTCATCTATGGTTGATTTTCCTGCCAATGAAATTATTAAGTCTGCAGCAAAAATCAATTCATGCAAATTTTCAACAAATCCCAGATCTCTAACATCTTCAAATTTTTTATCTACTGATGGACCTGATACTAGGACCACTTCCACATCTTGCTTGATCTTTGAAATGACATCCAATGCTTTTTTGATCAGAAACAATCCTGCATCTGTTCCACCTATGCTGATAACAATTGTTTTCCTCTCAAATGAAAATTTCTCCCTTAGTTCTTCCCTTGTAAGGCTGGTTTGTCTGACTATCGGACCTACTCTTCTGATGTTGTCTTGACTATCTCCCTTTTCAGGAATTATCACTATGTCGCATTTCTTGATAATTCCCTGCATTGACTTGTTCATCTTTTTTTCTATAAATGATGCTAATCCTTTGGTAAAGCGAGTTTCTAAAACATCTGTAACTAATACTGTTGGAATTTTCATATCTTGTGCAATAGTCAATGATGCAAAATCCTCATCACTTATCACTAAATCTGGAATGTTGTTTTGAATGATTTTCTGTGAAATATTTTTGCATTCTTTGTAATATTGATAATAGTTCCATAACCACCTTGCAGGGTTTTTTAGCGTACCATTTGCAACTACAAATGAGGGTGGATTGTATACGTCTTGGACTTTAAGATCCAGTTTCTTCAGAATTTTTGCAGCCCCACTTCCGGTTGTAAAACTCGTTGAAATGTTTTCAAAATTATTTACAATTGCAATATCTCGAGTAACGTGACCTAAACCGATTGGACTAGAAAAAAATTAACAACTTTCATAACTTTCCTTGTTTTGTGTCAAATTTCTATATTGTTCCTTGTCTCAAAGTTTAAATGGATTTTAACAAGGTAGGTTTCTGGGCTCATAGTCCAGGTCGGTTATGACGTCGCCCTTACACGGCGAAGATCCGGGGTTCAAATCCCCGTGGGCCCATACCCTATATTGAAACTCAAATAAGACGCACACGTATCCAAATTATGGAAATTTCACTTAAAACATTCGCTGATGATTTATCAGTACGATCTAAATACTATTTTTCAAAACTAAATACAATTGGAACTGTCATCAAACAACTAATTGTTGCTGGTCTTAAGATCCAATTTTATTCCTAAAAGTAATTCAAGCCTCTAAAGATTCATCAATTATTCTGGAATCTCTTTTCTTACTTTACTGTTAACTGAAATTTTCTGTAACTGTTTAAAATTTACTTCCTTCTCATACCTTTAGTTCAAGTTTCTTAGGATTAGTAACAAAGATTCAAATTTTTTATGAATTTCATCAAATCTCTATCTTCTAAACATAATCCATATTCTAGATCCTACGAAAATTCCTACAGAAAGAACTATCAATAATGGAACAATGATTTGTTCTTCTTCCATAAACTAAATTCCAAACTCTTAATCTAAAAAGATAATTGTAGTTTTCTATCTACGTCTAGTTTAATTATCAAGAATGATTCAAGCCTCTAAAGATTCAAACTTAGAAAATTACTAATAAGCAAAAACCAAACTATTCATGTTGACTGATTTTTCAATTGAGGATATTGATCACATTGAGATATTCGTCACAGATAGAGAGAAAGCTGCTAAATGGTATATGAAAATTTTTGGATTAAAAGCAATTAAAGAACTTGAGGCATGGGCAAAGATTGGCCCTTTGTTTGTTGGAACTGAAGATAGATCTGTTACTCTTGCTATTATGAATGGAAAAAAATCCAATGATGGTTCTATTAACAGAATGGCATTTAGAACAACTGGAGAAAAATTTATGGATTTTCTAAATCGTGTTGACGATATGGAATTGTTTTTCTTACGGGAAAATGTAACAAAAGAACAAGTTGTTGATCATGACTTGTCATATTCAATTTACTTTGATGATCCTGATGGAAACAAGCTAGAGCTTACTTGCTATGATCATGATTATTTAAAATCTAAAATTAAATTTGCACGTAGATTTGATTGATAGTTATTTCATTTCACGCCTGTTTGTGTCCGCTTTTATTCCCAAAACCGTTGGCTGAATCCCTGTGGGTCCTGCTTCATATGTTCAAAAATTTCATAAGAAAAGGTATGGATGATAATTTAGGGATGAATGGTTTTAATGATTAATTTTAACAATTGGAGTCCATTACACAGCAAACTACGAATTACGGGGTTTGTGCTATCCCCAATACTATTCTCTATTATCATCTCATACCCTATTGATGGGTTGGCATTTGAGGCAAAGCTTGTTTTAGGATTATCTGTATGGATGGCAATTTGGTGGGCAACCGAGGCAATTCCATTTTATGTTACTGCATCAATTCCATTGTTTGTATTTCCACTGTTTAATGTGACAGACATTGACAAAGTAATTTCTGCATATGGTGACAAGTTGGTATTTCTACTGATGGGTGGATTTCTACTTGCAAAGACAATAGAAAAAGTAAATCTTCACAAGCGATTTGCATTTAACACCCTGAAAATTGTTGGAACAAAACCAAAAAATATCATTTTGGGGTTCATAATTGTTACAGGATGCATGAGTGCCTGGATTACAAACACTGCAACCACTCTGTTAATTCTTCCTATTGCAATCGCAGTAATATCACAAGTAGATGTTGTACAGAAAAAAAGATTTGCGACATGTTTGATACTCAGTGTTGCATATGCAGCCAGCCTGGGAGGGCTGTCAACTATGATTGGCACTGCACCGAATGCACTTTTTGCTTCCTTAGGGGATTCGCTTGGAGGAGTGGAGATAATTTTCTTTGACTGGATGTTAGTCGGGGTTCCAATTAGTGTTGTTTCTCTTTTTGTATTGTGGATATACATGACAACTTCTGCAAGATTGGATAACAAAAAACCAATACTCAGAGACAAAAATATTATCACTGAAGAATTAAGAAATCTTGGAAACTGGAATAGAAATGAAAAAATTGTTCTAATCATATTTGCAGCAACTGCAATTGCATGGATAACTCGAGGTCTATTCTGGAAAGATTTGCTTCCTTTTGTGGGGGATCATGTGATAGTTTTAGTTTCAGTTGCAGCCCTATTCATTTTACCTTCAGGACTAAAGAGACAGCGTCTACTTGATTTGAGAACTGCACGTAAGATTCCATGGGGAGTTTTAGTGTTGATTGGAGGGGGTCTGGCTTTGGCTGGTGGTTTTACTGCTACAGGCCTTGATATGTGGATAGCAGACAAGTTGTTATTTTTGGGAGAATTGGATTATTTCTTAATTGTACTAGTAATTGTTACAATTACGATGCTTACAAGTGAACTGATGAGTAACACTGCAGTAGCTGCATTATTGTTACCAATTATGGCAGTTTTAGGAGCTACCACAGAGCTTGATCCAATTTTACTGATGGCTCCAGTAGCATTTGCTACAAGTTATGGATTTATGATGCCAGTTGGAACTCCTCCAAATGCAATTGCCATTGGAAGCGGGTATGTGTCAATCAAACAGATGGTTCGTTATGGTTTACCCTTTGATCTTATTTGCATTCCAATTGTCACTGTAATGATAGTATTTTTGGTACCTTTGGTTTGGGGACGATAACGAATCACTTAGAATAATCTTAAAAATTAAGAATCTTGTACCTAGATGCGTCCATTTCTATTCCAAATTTGCTAGGTGAATCCCCGTGGGCCATTAATTTATGAAAATATGAAGAATTTGAAATTATTTTTTAATGCATGATGTTTTATTCTTCAGATTCAGCAAATGCCCTGGCAGTAAGGTACACATTTCTGTTGAATCTATTCAGACAAAAAATTTGCTTTAATCACTGTGCACTTCATTTTTCTTTTTATTGAATTTGTTGTATCCTTCTTGATTGTATCCTTCTTTGTCGTAACCTATGTGATCATACCCTAGTCTATTGTACCCGTTACTATCGTACCCATTTTCATCGTACCCATTTTCATCGTACCCATTTTCATCGTACCCATTTTCATCGTACCCATTTTCATCGTACCCGTTACTATCGTACCCGTTACTATCGTACCCATTTTCATCGTACCCATTTTCATCGTACCCGTTACTATCGTATCCTTTTTTGTTATGCCCGTTTAAATCATAACCGTTTTCATCGTACCCATTTTTGTTAAACCCGTTTTCATCGTACCCTTTTTTGTCATAACCATTTTTGTTAAACCCTTTTTTGTCATAACCATTTTTGTTAAACCCGTTTTCATCGTACCCTTTTTTGTCATAACCATTTTTGTTAAACCCTTTTTTGTCATAACCATTTTTGTTAAACCCATCTTTATCAAAAGCAATTCTTGTATCTATGTGAATTCCATTTATAGAAAACCCCCGACTATCGTACCCGTTTTCATCGTACCCTTTTTTGTCATAACCATTTTTGTTAAACCCATCTTTATTGTAACCCTTGAAATCATGCCCGTCTTCATCATGCCCACCTTTGTACCCTTTT
Coding sequences within it:
- a CDS encoding UDP-glucuronosyltransferase — protein: MGLGHVTRDIAIVNNFENISTSFTTGSGAAKILKKLDLKVQDVYNPPSFVVANGTLKNPARWLWNYYQYYKECKNISQKIIQNNIPDLVISDEDFASLTIAQDMKIPTVLVTDVLETRFTKGLASFIEKKMNKSMQGIIKKCDIVIIPEKGDSQDNIRRVGPIVRQTSLTREELREKFSFERKTIVISIGGTDAGLFLIKKALDVISKIKQDVEVVLVSGPSVDKKFEDVRDLGFVENLHELIFAADLIISLAGKSTIDEANAYGTPSIFIPIKGHFEQEDNAREQGFVFEDIDRLDELILKRLEAKRNQVNTDGVKIASDIIKKLMR
- a CDS encoding DASS family sodium-coupled anion symporter, coding for MVLMINFNNWSPLHSKLRITGFVLSPILFSIIISYPIDGLAFEAKLVLGLSVWMAIWWATEAIPFYVTASIPLFVFPLFNVTDIDKVISAYGDKLVFLLMGGFLLAKTIEKVNLHKRFAFNTLKIVGTKPKNIILGFIIVTGCMSAWITNTATTLLILPIAIAVISQVDVVQKKRFATCLILSVAYAASLGGLSTMIGTAPNALFASLGDSLGGVEIIFFDWMLVGVPISVVSLFVLWIYMTTSARLDNKKPILRDKNIITEELRNLGNWNRNEKIVLIIFAATAIAWITRGLFWKDLLPFVGDHVIVLVSVAALFILPSGLKRQRLLDLRTARKIPWGVLVLIGGGLALAGGFTATGLDMWIADKLLFLGELDYFLIVLVIVTITMLTSELMSNTAVAALLLPIMAVLGATTELDPILLMAPVAFATSYGFMMPVGTPPNAIAIGSGYVSIKQMVRYGLPFDLICIPIVTVMIVFLVPLVWGR